One Nocardia huaxiensis genomic window, GGAGCTTGGAGATGGCGGTGGATTCTCCGCCCGGAATGACCAGACCGTCGATGGCCGCCAGCTCGGATTCGCGCCGCACCGGCACCGCCTGCGCGCCACACGCGGTCAGCGCATGCACGTGTTCGCGCACGTCACCCTGTAATGCCAGCACACCAATCGTCGGAGTCACGCCTGTGATCCTACGATTCGGCGGTGGTGTGGCCCTGCTCACCCAGGCCGTCAAGGTTCCGTCAGGACAGATGACCAGGTGTCCGGTCGAGGATGAGACTCGCCCCTTGTGACCGAAGTTCTGCCGCAATCCGGACCCGGTTCGACCCCGGACGTTCCGCATTCTCCCGGCGCTGCGACCACCGGCCCCGGCGCACACTTCGCCGAAACCGGAAGCGCCGCATCCGCGACCCACACCCTCGACCCCGGCGGCCACGGGCTCAAGGTCTCCACCGGACTGGCCGGACTCTCGCTCGACGCCATGGCCTCGGTCTCCTACGGCCCGGAAGCCATCGTGCTGGTGCTGGCCGCGGCGGGCGCGGCCGGACTGGGCTTCACGCTGCCGGTGACCGCCGCGATCGTGGTGCTGCTGGCCGTATTGATCGCCTCGTATCGGCAGGTCATCGCTGCGTTCCCGAACGGCGGCGGCGCGTACGCGGTCGCGAAGGAACGGCTCGGCCACCGCACGAGCCTGGTGGCGGCGGCCTCGCTCATCGTCGACTACGTGCTGAATGTGGCGGTGTCCATCGCGGCGGGCGTGGCGGCGCTGACCTCGGCGTTCCCGCAACTGCTGCCGTACACGGTGGGGATCTGCCTGGCGATCCTGGTGGGCGTCACGGCGCTGAATCTGTATGGCATCCGGGAGAGCGCCCGCGCGTTCATGGCGCCCACGGTGGTGTTCGTGCTGGGCATTTTCGCGGTGATCATCGGCGGCCTGCTGCGCTCGGAACCGGCGAGCATGGCCACCGGCGCGGCGGTCGTCACCGACGCGCACACCATCGGAATCCTGTTGCTGCTCAAGGCTTTCTCCAGCGGATGCGCGGCCCTCACCGGCGTGGAGGCCATCGCCAACGCGGTCCCGAGTTTCGCCCAGCCGAAGGTGCGGCGCGCACAGCGCGCCGAGGTGGCCCTGGGCGTCCTGCTGGGCGCGATGCTGCTCGGCCTGGCCACCCTGATCGAGAAGTTCGAGATCCACCCGATCGAGGGCACCACCGTGCTGTCCCAGCTCACCGAGGCGGCACTGGGGCACGGAATCGGTTACTACATCGTGCAATTCGCGACAGTGATCCTGCTGGCCCTGGCCGCCAACACCTCCTACGGCGGCCTGCCGACCCTCACCAAGATCCTGGCCGACGACAACTGTCTCCCCCACCGCTTCGCCGTCACCTCCCCCCGCCAGGTCTACCGCTTCGGCGTTGTGGCCCTGGGCATTTCGGCAGCCGTCCTGCTGATCGCCTCCGAGGGCAATATGAACGCCCTGGTCCCCCTGTTCGCCATCGGCGTCTTCGTCGGCTTCACCATCGCTCAGGTCGGCATGGTCCGCCACTGGCTGGCCACCCGCGCCCCCGGCTGGCAATGGCGTATCACCCTCAACGGCTTCGGTGCGGCCCTGACCTTCGTGGCCGCGATCGTCACCACCGCCATGAAATTCACCGAGGGCGCCTGGCTGATCGTGGTGGTCCTCCCCCTGCTGGTCCTGGCCATGGAGCGAATCCGCAAGACCTACAATCGAATCGAAGGCTGCCGCGGCGCAGGCGGCGTCCCCGCCGAACCCCGCCCCACCGACACCGCCATCGTGGTCCCGATCTCCGAGGTCTCCGAACTGAGCCGCGAAGCCCTCTCCGCCGCCATGTCCCTGGGCCGCGACGTGACTGCCGTCCACGTCTGCCTCCCCGGCGAAAACCTCACCCTCTTCACCAAGGAATGGGAAGCCTGGCACCCCGACGTGCAATTGATCCTGCTCGAAGACGGCGACACCACCGTAGGCGGCCCGGTAGCCCGCTACATCCGCGACAATTTCACCGACCGCCGCAAGGTTGTGGTCATCGCCGAAATCGAACCCCCAGCAGGCTGGAACCACCTACTCCCCAGCCACCGCAGCGACGAACTCGAACGAGTCCTGCGCAAGATGCCGGACACGGTGGTCTGCCACCTGCGGGTGCAGACAGCCTGATCGGGCCCTTGCGGGCGGCTTGCGGTCCGCTTGTGGGCCTGGTGGATGCGATTGCCGCCGTGGGGTTTTCGAGGCACTCTGGCCTGCGGGAACAGTCGAACGGGGGGGATGTCATGCGACGAGGGTGGGCTGTGGGGCCGATGGCTGTGCTGAGCGCGGTCGCCCTGTCCGGTTGTCAGGATCCGAACAGGTACAAGCCGCCGTATTCACCGGATATGCCGGTTCCGTGCCGGTACACCCTGGACTTCGCCGACGCCGCGCTCGAGCGATTCGCGGGCGCGTTGTATTCCGCGGCGGTGCAGCCGGTGGCGGCGCGCGGAACCGGTTCCGATGGAATCGATTACGTCGACTCCGGACTCGACGGCAGGTATGCCCGGCTCGAATGCACCGCCACCTACGCGGCCGCCGCCGGCACCGCGACGACCGCTGCGGAACGGACGGTGACCATCGTCTATCGGCGGTATCTGCACCTCTCCGAGTACGAATCGGAGCAGGCTCAGCAACCGGAGGACTCGGTCGCCGCCGCGCGGGCGGCGATGGCGGCGTGGCTCGGCACCGTCGCCGGCTCCGACCGCACCGATGTGACGGCCGTCCACGGGGTCGGTGAAGAGGCGTACCAGTGGCCGGAGCAGCGAGATCTGGTGACCGCGTTCCGATTCCGCAAACAGAACCTGTGGGTGACCATCAGGCTCAGCGGCAAGGACGGCGATCCGGCGAATCCCGCAGGGCGGGCGGTGACCGATCCGGAGTGGACCACCGACGTGGTGTCGATCGCCCGCGCGATCGACACCGTCATCCCGCAGCGGTGACTCAGTTGGTGCCCGGCGGGAAGGACTGGCCGGGCTCGCGCAGGGTGCGGATCAGACCCTCCTGGACGACGACCGCGACCAGTTCGCCGCGCTGGTTCCAGATGCGGCCGGCGGTGAGGGCGCGGCCGAAGCCGGCCGAGGGCGACTGCTGGTCGTAGAGCAGCCAGTCGTCGGCGCGGAAGGAGCGCAGGAACCACATGGCGTGATCCAGGGAGGCGTTCTGGGTGGGCTCGTCCGGGTGGATGACCTTGGAGGAGCCGAGCAGGGTCATGTCGCTCATGTAGGCGAGGGTGCAGACGTGGAACAGCGGGTCGTCGGGGAGTTCGTGGCGGTAGCGGAACCACACCTGCTGCTGGGCGGCGAGGCCGTCGCGGCGGGCCACGTCCTCCTGCGGGATGGTGCGGATGTCCCAGTGCTCCCATTCGCGCATGGCCCACAGGCGTTCGGGGCTCATGGAGGTCCGGGCGTCGGGCAGGTCGAGCGGTGGCGGGACGACCGGCATCTCGTCCTGGTGTTCGGGGCCTTCGTCGCCGACGTGGAAGGAGGCCGACATGGTGAAGATGGCCTCGCCGTTCTGGACGCCGGTCACGCGGCGGGTGCAGAAGGAGCGGCCGTCACGGATGCGGTCGACTAGGTAGACGGTCGGCTCCACCGGATTGCCCGGCCGCAAGAAGTACCCGTGCAGCGAGTGCACCTGGTAGTGCGGGTCCACGGTGCGCACGGCGGAGACCAGCGCCTGTCCGGCGACCTGCCCGCCGAAGGTGCGGGGCAGCTGTGTCTTCGTGGACGCGCCACGGAAGATGTCCCGCTCGATCTGCTCGATTTCGAGGGCCTCTTCGATCGTCGCCATGCACCGTCCCTTTCCGGATTGTCGGGCTCAGGCTAACAACCGGTCGCCGCCCGCAGCCGCGCGACCTGCCAGAACCCGGCCGGCAGCGGCTGTCCCGGCAGGCCGTTCGCGCCCGGTCATCGCGACCGCCGGAAAGTCGATCATGATGGAGCCGTGCCCGAGTTCACGCCTCTCACACCGGATTCCCTCGCCGCGCAGGTCGCCGAGCGTGCCGACGGCCACGGGTTCGCGGTGGTGGGGATCGACGGTGCGGACGCCGCCGACCCGGTGACCTTCGCCGAGGCGGTGGCCGGGCACATCCGCGATCGGGGCGGGGCCGCCGAGGTGGTGTCGGTACACGATTTCATCCGCCCGGCCTCACTGCGATTCGAATACAGTCGCGACGACGAATTCGATTACCGCACGGCCTGGTTCGATTACGCGGCTCTCGAACGTGAAGTCCTGCAGGCACTTCGGCAGCGCGGTGAATGGCTACCCGCGCTGTGGAACGAGCGCACCGATCGCTCCGCACGGGCCCGCATCCGCACGGCCGCACCCGGCACGGTGCTCGTGGTGGCCGGTCCCATGCTGCTGGGGCGCGGGCTGGACTTCGATCTCACCGTTGAACTGCGCATGTCCGAGGCCGCCTTGCGACGCAAGACCGATCCGGCCGACGCGTTCACCCTCACCGCACTGCGCACCCACCGCGACAACCACGGCGAACAGGCCGATCTGGTGGTGGCGTGGGATCACCCCCGCCGTCCCGCGCTGCGGCGCTGACACCGGCTCGAAGGCCCGGCCCGCGCGACCTCGGGCCGACGACGTGGTCGCAGGGTGGTAGAACCGTTGCGATAGTCGAACTTTCGAGGGGGGTGCGCGAGAGCATGCGCCAAGTCCGAACCATCGAGCTGATTCCGGGCCGGCTGTCCGCGCGGGTGTTCGCCGGGCAGGCACCGGGAGGCAAGGACGTCTGGTGTTATGCCAGTGCCGGATTGGAGCGGGTGGGTCAGCGAGAGATCGTCTTGCAGATCGCGCGCCATCGCGGGGACACCGAGGACGCCTCCAACACACCGGATTTCCCGTTCTGGGTCATGCGGCAGGCGCATCGTGAAGCCGAGGCGGGCAAACCGCTCGACGCCGGCGCCCGGCTTGCGGTCCCCGGTTCCGAAGCGGGACACGGCATTACAGGCTTCCTGCTCGAGGAGCATCCGGATGCCGCGCCGCTGTACCCGGACAGCGCGACACCGATCCTGGCCGTGCCGTTGGTCGGTGACGAATACCAGGTGGCCGACGTGTACGGGCATGCCCGGCTGCTGGCGCTGCTCGGCGCGCAGGAGCGGCTGTTCCCCTATCCCGCGTACTTCACCCGGCGGCGCAAATCCGTCGTCGACTACGAAACGCTGCGCGCCGCAACGGTTCTGGCCCGTATGGCCATGACGCACACGCCGTGGATCGAGGTCGCGGGCAGCGGCACCGAACTGCGGGTGACCGTGCTGCCGGAGCGGGCCGGCTGGTTCGCCTGGCTGCTGCGCGAACACGGTCCACGCGGAATCACCGTGCTGACCGCCGCCACTCACAGCACCGCAGCGCACCGCTACATCTGGACCCGAGACGGCGCACCGAGCGCCATCGGCGTCAATGGCATTCCGATCGCGGGCAATTCCCTCGTGGCGGGCAATTTCCTCGTTCTGGTCGTCACCGACGGCCAGTCGAGCACCAACAGGATGGAAGACGGCTTCGGCCTGGTCCTGTCCCCCGCCGACCGCGATCAGATCTCCGCCGCACTCGAATCCGGCCGCGAATACCGCCACCGCACCGGCCCGGCCGATCTCGTCATCGGTACCGGCTCGATCGGCCACGACTCCCCCTTCGGGGCCTACGCCGCCCCCGACACCTTCCGCCGTCACGAGCCGCCCACCGCGGCCGCAGCACCCGCGCACGCCGGACCTCCACCCGAACCCTCGTCATCCCACCCCGATTCCGCGCCGGCCAAGCGGCGCGGATTCTGGTCCCGCTCCGATCGAGCCGCCGGACCGCAACCGTCTTTGCCCCCGCCTCCGCCGCTGCACCACCCCGATGCCCCCGCCCGGTTCACCGCTCATCCAGACAGCCGACCGTACTGGCAGGGCCCGCAACCCCCGGCACACACTTCCGGGCCGGAACTCGGCGCATTGCCGCCCTGGTTGCCGCCCGCACCGGCCCCCGCGCCACAGCCTGACCCGGCCCAGCGGTATGCGCCGCGCGCGGTGGAGTTGAAGCAGATCGTGCTGGTGTCCGAGGAGGCGGCGTTCGCCGCCGAGATGCCCATGGATCGGATGGCGGCATTCTGTGACGAGATCACGCGGATCGTCGACGAGGGGGTGGCGGCCGCGACCGGGCACGATCTCGAGGAACTGGTCGTGGGCGTGGAATTCGCACCGGAGCGGCCGTTGCAGGTCAGTTTGGCCACCAAGGGCAGTTTTCCGAAGCCGTCGGCGCAGGCGCTGGTGAATCGGCTCGACGGGTTGAACCCGCCGCCGGTGCGGGAGCGGGTTCTCGCGTTCGAGGTGTGGTTCCGGGCGCGCGGATGAGGTGGCCGGCCTGCTGAGGCGTGCCGCCGCGGACGCGTTCACTCGACCGGCGGGAACTCCCGGATGTGCGTGTTGTGGAAGCTGGTGAACAGCCAGGTTCCGTTGGCGCGCACCGCGACTCGGGTCTGGATGGACTGCGGGACCGGGTCGGCGCGCGGGCCCGGTGGCATGGGGCGGTCGGTCACCGTGACCATGACGGCGGTATCCGGGGCCGGGTAGCGGATGGTGAGGGTCGTGGGTTCGGCCATGCGGGTGCCCTTCATGAAACCGTTCAGGCCCTCCTGCATCACCTCGGCGAGTTCGGTTCGGCCCCTGACGAATTCGCCGATGACCGAGACGAAGTCGGCGTCTTCGGTGAAGGTGGCGGCGAAAGCCTTGCCGTCACCGGCGGCTCAGGCAACCATTTGCGCGTGCAGCAGGGCGCGCAGGGCGGTGTCGGGGTTGGTGGGGATGGACATTGTGTTCACCTGTTCTCGCGGCGCATGCCCGCGTATTCGATCGTTGCGAAGGTGGCGACATAGAGGGCGCCGGCGTAGAGGAATGCCTTGCCCCAACCGGTCAGGGGCATGAGGTCGGTGCAGGTGAGCGCCATCATCGCCGGGGCCGACAGGGCGTTCACCGCAACCACGCCCAGCGCGGAGCGTTGCGTGATCACCCGGCCACGGGCGATCAGCAGCAGTGCGGCAGCACCTGCCAGCATGACCACCCCGATCGGTCTCGACCAGCCGATCGGCAGGCCCAGCGGCCCGTCCAGGACCGGCGCGGCGGCCAGCAGGAAGACGCCGAAAGCCGCTGTGCCCCAACCATCCAGGCGAAGGGAGGTGCGGAGCAGTCCGGCGTCGGCGGCAGGTGCTCGCCATAGTGTCGTTGCCATGGCGTCGACGCTTCCAGAGGCCGGTCATGGGCTCAATGACCTCGGAGGTCATGGAAGGCATCACCCCATGATCGATAGGCTGGCTCGGTGACGCGTTCGATCCAGGAGTCCCCGGTCGGCACGCTGCTGCGCGAGTGGCGGCAGCGGCGGCGATTGAGCCAACTCGATCTGGCCTTGACGGCCGAGACCTCCGCGCGGCACCTGTCCTGTGTGGAGACCGGCCGCGCCCAGCCCAGCCGGGCCATGGTGCTGAAACTGTGCGAGGCGCTCGAAGTGCCGCTGCGCGAACGCAATACGGTGCTGCTGGCCGGAGGCTTCGCCCCCGAATACCGGGAGCGCGGCCTCGACGACGCCGACATGGCTTCCGCGCGAGCGGCTTTGGCCACCATGCTGACCGCGCACGAACCGTATCCGGCGGTGGTGGTCGACCGGTACTGGAATGTGGTCACCACCAATCGCGCCATGGCCCTGTTCGAGGGCGCGGTGCCCGAACCCCTGCGCGACCTGCCGCCGAACGTGTATCGGCTGGCCCTGTACCCGGACGACGAGTCACCAGCCCGCATGGTGAACTACCGCGAGGTGCGAGAGATGCTGCTGGAGCGCCTGATCCAGCAGGTCCGCGCCACCGGCGACCCGATCCTGCGCGATCTGTACGACGAGGTCTCCGCCTACCCGTTCCCGGCGGATATCGAATCCGACTCCGCCACAATGCCGTCCACCCCGTTCGCGGTGCCGCTGCGTATCAGCACCCCGATGGGCGAGCTGCGCATGTTCAGCACCATGGTCACCTTCGGCGCACCGGCCGACGTCACCCTGTCCGAGCTCGCGATCGAATTGTTCTACCCCCTGGACGATTTCACCGCGGGTGCCCTGCGTCAGCTGTTCGAACTCGCCACCCGGCACGCCTCGGCGTCCGGGTGAGCGAGCCCGGCATCGTCACTCCCAGGCGCACAGCACGGCCGCGATATCGCGCACCAGATATCGCCCCGGTTTCCCGCCCGGTCACCACTCGCGGCGGCTGGGTTTGAAGGTCTCCGTGGGGAAGTCGTCGGGGCTGATGCGCGGCCCGCGCTCGGGTTCCTCCTCGCGGGCGGGCCAGTAGCGGCTGGCGTACTGTCCGCGGATGCGGCTCAGATCAGGTTCGTCCACATCGGTGATGCCGACCTGCAGCAGCATGAGCATGGTGACCATGCTGACCGCGATGATCAGCGGTGTCAGCAGTTGCCCGGCCTGCGCCCCGGACGGTGCCACGATGTGCTCGGCGATGTGGGCGCGCATGGAGAACATGCCCGTGTAGTGCATGCCGCACACCGCGATTCCCATGATCAGCGCCGCACCGATGGTGGCGAGCACCCCGCGCACGTGCAGCGCGAACCACAGCGCCGCGGTGGCCGCGACCACGGCGATCACCAGCGAGAGGAACACGATCCAGGGGTCGTACCGCACGGCCGCATCGGTTTTCATGGCGTACATGCCCGAGTAGTGCATGGCCCCCACCCCGAGACCGGTGATCGCCCCGCCCACCAGCAGGGCGAATACATCCCCGTGCTGATGTACGACGATGGACAACCCCATCCACACCACCAGCATGGCGATGGCCGCGCTCAGCAGTGTGATGGGGATGTTGTAGCGAATGGTGGTCTGCTGCACCGAAAACCCCAGCATCGCAATGAAATGCATGACCCAGATCCCGGTGCCGCCGAGGGCGATGGCGCCGGTGGCGATCCAGCCGCCGTGCCCGTTTCCATTGCGCGCCCGCACCATACAGCGTAGCGCCAGCAACGAACCGGTGACGGACATGATGTAGGCCAGGGTGGGGGTCAGCCAGCCGTAGGTGAACTGGTCAATCTCCAGCATGCGGGCTCCTTGCCAGAAGGCTTCGCGTCGACAGAGTCACCGGTACTCGAGCCGAACATAGCCAGGAACCGCCAGGTAGTAAATTTGCCGCAGCACAATCCTGGAAAATTAGCTGAGTTTGCTGCCGGTCATCCGCGCAGGTAGCGGACGCGTAGCCGGATCAGCCCGGAATCGCCGGTTCGTGTATGCGTCCCTTGACGTTCAGCACCCCACCCGCAACCCACCGCCCGCGCGCTAGGGACTTATGGCACAAGAAAACCGCCGGACAGCCTCGAAAGGCCATCCGGCGGTTCGACGTTCGGCGCTTACCAGCCGCGCTCGGCAGCGACTACCAGCCGCGCTCGGCGAGGCGGTGCGGCTGCGGGATCTCCTCCACATTGATGCCGACCATGGCCTCGCCCAGACCGCGCGACACCTTGGCCAGCACGTCCGGGTCGTCGTAGAAGGTGGTGGCCTTGACCACGGCGGCGGCACGCTGGGCCGGGTTGCCCGACTTGAAGATGCCCGAGCCGACGAACACGCCCTCGGCGCCGAGCTGCATCATCATGGCGGCGTCGGCCGGGGTGGCGATGCCACCGGCGGTGAACAGCACGACCGGCAGCTTGCCGGTGGCGGCGACCTCACGCACGAGCTCGTACGGAGCCTGCAGTTCCTTGGCGGCCACGTACAGCTCGTCCTCGGGCAGCGACACCAGGCGGCGGATCTCGTCGCGGATCTTGCGCATGTGGGTGGTGG contains:
- a CDS encoding APC family permease, producing the protein MASVSYGPEAIVLVLAAAGAAGLGFTLPVTAAIVVLLAVLIASYRQVIAAFPNGGGAYAVAKERLGHRTSLVAAASLIVDYVLNVAVSIAAGVAALTSAFPQLLPYTVGICLAILVGVTALNLYGIRESARAFMAPTVVFVLGIFAVIIGGLLRSEPASMATGAAVVTDAHTIGILLLLKAFSSGCAALTGVEAIANAVPSFAQPKVRRAQRAEVALGVLLGAMLLGLATLIEKFEIHPIEGTTVLSQLTEAALGHGIGYYIVQFATVILLALAANTSYGGLPTLTKILADDNCLPHRFAVTSPRQVYRFGVVALGISAAVLLIASEGNMNALVPLFAIGVFVGFTIAQVGMVRHWLATRAPGWQWRITLNGFGAALTFVAAIVTTAMKFTEGAWLIVVVLPLLVLAMERIRKTYNRIEGCRGAGGVPAEPRPTDTAIVVPISEVSELSREALSAAMSLGRDVTAVHVCLPGENLTLFTKEWEAWHPDVQLILLEDGDTTVGGPVARYIRDNFTDRRKVVVIAEIEPPAGWNHLLPSHRSDELERVLRKMPDTVVCHLRVQTA
- a CDS encoding acyl-CoA thioesterase, which gives rise to MATIEEALEIEQIERDIFRGASTKTQLPRTFGGQVAGQALVSAVRTVDPHYQVHSLHGYFLRPGNPVEPTVYLVDRIRDGRSFCTRRVTGVQNGEAIFTMSASFHVGDEGPEHQDEMPVVPPPLDLPDARTSMSPERLWAMREWEHWDIRTIPQEDVARRDGLAAQQQVWFRYRHELPDDPLFHVCTLAYMSDMTLLGSSKVIHPDEPTQNASLDHAMWFLRSFRADDWLLYDQQSPSAGFGRALTAGRIWNQRGELVAVVVQEGLIRTLREPGQSFPPGTN
- a CDS encoding helix-turn-helix domain-containing protein, translating into MTRSIQESPVGTLLREWRQRRRLSQLDLALTAETSARHLSCVETGRAQPSRAMVLKLCEALEVPLRERNTVLLAGGFAPEYRERGLDDADMASARAALATMLTAHEPYPAVVVDRYWNVVTTNRAMALFEGAVPEPLRDLPPNVYRLALYPDDESPARMVNYREVREMLLERLIQQVRATGDPILRDLYDEVSAYPFPADIESDSATMPSTPFAVPLRISTPMGELRMFSTMVTFGAPADVTLSELAIELFYPLDDFTAGALRQLFELATRHASASG
- a CDS encoding MHYT domain-containing protein, with the protein product MLEIDQFTYGWLTPTLAYIMSVTGSLLALRCMVRARNGNGHGGWIATGAIALGGTGIWVMHFIAMLGFSVQQTTIRYNIPITLLSAAIAMLVVWMGLSIVVHQHGDVFALLVGGAITGLGVGAMHYSGMYAMKTDAAVRYDPWIVFLSLVIAVVAATAALWFALHVRGVLATIGAALIMGIAVCGMHYTGMFSMRAHIAEHIVAPSGAQAGQLLTPLIIAVSMVTMLMLLQVGITDVDEPDLSRIRGQYASRYWPAREEEPERGPRISPDDFPTETFKPSRREW